A genomic window from Cucumis melo cultivar AY chromosome 8, USDA_Cmelo_AY_1.0, whole genome shotgun sequence includes:
- the LOC103484459 gene encoding phospholipase A1-IIgamma encodes MNCNSQIKRAVVGFKCGRKSIRLWKCFGKKKKTTKTAAMDHKTGKSENNWKQLMGSDNWKGLLEPLHIDLRRYLIHYGQMAQATYDTFNTEKVSKFAGSSRYSKQDFFAKIGLGKGKTGPYKYRVTKFLYATSQVQVPDAFIVRSLSREAWSKESNWIGYVAVSTDEGAAELGRRDVVIAWRGTVRSLEWIDDFEFGLVSAPQIFGESSDVKIHQGWYSIYTSDDRRSPFTNNSVRNQVIGEVKRLVEEYKNEEISIVTTGHSLGAALATLNAVDIAANKLNIAAATGQAYPVTSFVFACPRVGDSEFKRAFSEYKDVHVLRVKNAMDVVPNYPMFIGYSEVGEELEIDTRKSKYLKSPGSLSSWHNLEGYLHGVAGTQGKNKGGFRLEIERDIALLNKSLDALKDEYLVPVAWRCLQNKGMVQQTDGSWKLMDHEEDDEFPSLIYS; translated from the exons ATGAATTGCAATTCGCAAATCAAAAGAGCAGTAGTGGGATTCAAGTGTGGCAGAAAAAGTATACGATTGTGGAAATGTTTTGgtaagaaaaagaagacaacAAAGACTGCGGCAATGGATCATAAGACCGGAAAATCAGAGAATAATTGGAAACAATTGATGGGGTCCGACAATTGGAAAGGCCTTCTGGAGCCTCTTCATATCGACCTCCGTCGCTACTTGATTCACTACGGCCAAATGGCTCAGGCAACTTACGACACATTCAACACCGAAAAGGTTTCAAAATTCGCCGGAAGCAGCCGGTATTCGAAGCAAGATTTCTTCGCCAAAATTGGGCTAGGGAAAGGGAAGACTGGCCCATATAAATACAGAGTGACCAAATTCTTGTACGCAACATCGCAAGTCCAAGTGCCTGATGCTTTTATTGTGAGGTCGTTGTCGAGGGAGGCTTGGAGCAAAGAGTCGAATTGGATTGGGTATGTGGCGGTGAGTACCGATGAAGGCGCGGCGGAATTGGGGCGGCGTGATGTTGTGATTGCTTGGAGAGGGACTGTGAGAAGCTTGGAGTGGATTGATGATTTTGAGTTTGGTTTGGTTTCGGCTCCGCAAATATTTGGGGAATCTAGCGATGTGAAGATTCATCAGGGTTGGTATTCTATTTACACTTCTGACGATCGACGATCACCGTTTACCAATAACAGCGTCAGAAATCAG GTTATAGGCGAAGTAAAAAGATTGGTAGAGGAATACAAGAACGAAGAAATTAGCATAGTTACAACAGGCCACAGTCTTGGCGCAGCACTAGCAACGCTGAACGCCGTTGACATAGCAGCAAATAAACTCAACATTGCAGCCGCAACAGGGCAAGCCTATCCAGTGACATCCTTCGTTTTTGCATGCCCCAGAGTAGGGGATTCAGAGTTCAAAAGAGCGTTTTCAGAGTACAAAGACGTGCATGTGTTACGAGTAAAAAACGCCATGGACGTGGTCCCTAATTACCCCATGTTCATCGGGTACTCGGAGGTGGGGGAGGAACTAGAAATCGATACTCGTAAATCGAAGTACTTGAAGAGCCCAGGGAGCTTGAGCAGTTGGCATAATTTGGAAGGGTACTTGCATGGGGTTGCAGGGACACAAGGGAAGAATAAAGGAGGATTTAGGCTGGAGATTGAGAGGGATATTGCGTTGTTAAACAAAAGCCTTGATGCATTGAAGGATGAGTATCTTGTGCCTGTGGCATGGCGGTGTCTGCAAAATAAGGGTATGGTTCAACAGACTGATGGGTCTTGGAAGTTGATGGATCATGAGGAGGATGATGAGTTTCCATCGTTAATATATTCTTAG